A genomic window from Terrirubrum flagellatum includes:
- a CDS encoding PLP-dependent aminotransferase family protein: MYQLEPRRVGRKIVEAIKAQIQDGARQPGDRLPSTRALAVEWGVSRTTITAAYEQLIAEGYLEARQGARATVAAGVRSTANSIEREIASPVNLSMFGRRVLQLARSGAPLAPVTFDFRYGELAGVDFPTLAWRRSLGRAVTRRPPRLRYDDPQGSPALRVALQGYVWRARGIHCDADQIIIVNGSQQGIDLCARLLLDAGDRCVIENPAYNLARASFAASGAALVPIPVDREGIRSDDLPDARLAYVTPSHQFPLGHMMSAARRSALLAWAQRVGAYIVEDDYDGEYRYDVAPVPPLQTMGPDRVIYIGTISKTLSPTLRLGYLIAPKGLRAPFTEAKRLADRHAPTFEQEALADFLASGAYERHVRAARRRNRDRRTALVDSLRRLLGDRAIVTGSEAGLHLIAWLPDVPAEAEAEFLQTTRTAGLGLYPASPLYDAASDKPTHLGVLLGYAALSIEEIEKGVQIFARLLTDWTKSRPGFRASR; the protein is encoded by the coding sequence GTGTACCAGTTGGAGCCCCGGCGGGTCGGGCGAAAGATCGTCGAGGCGATCAAGGCGCAGATTCAAGACGGCGCGCGCCAGCCCGGCGATCGCCTTCCGTCGACAAGGGCGCTTGCCGTGGAGTGGGGCGTCTCGCGCACGACCATCACCGCAGCCTACGAACAGCTCATCGCGGAAGGATATCTGGAAGCCCGGCAGGGCGCGCGCGCGACCGTCGCGGCAGGCGTGAGATCGACCGCGAATTCGATCGAGAGGGAGATCGCCAGTCCGGTCAATCTGTCGATGTTTGGCCGCAGAGTTCTCCAACTCGCCAGATCGGGAGCGCCACTCGCGCCGGTCACGTTCGATTTTCGATATGGCGAACTCGCCGGCGTCGATTTCCCGACGCTCGCATGGCGTCGCTCTCTCGGTCGCGCCGTGACGCGCCGACCCCCGCGTCTTCGCTATGACGACCCGCAGGGATCGCCGGCCCTTCGCGTCGCGCTTCAAGGTTATGTCTGGCGAGCAAGAGGAATCCACTGCGACGCGGATCAGATCATCATCGTCAACGGTTCGCAGCAAGGCATCGATCTTTGCGCCCGACTGCTTCTCGACGCTGGCGATCGATGCGTGATCGAAAATCCCGCCTACAACCTCGCCCGGGCGAGCTTCGCCGCAAGCGGAGCGGCGCTCGTCCCCATTCCCGTCGATCGCGAAGGAATCCGGTCCGACGATCTTCCCGACGCGCGGCTCGCCTATGTCACGCCATCGCACCAGTTCCCGCTCGGGCACATGATGTCGGCGGCGCGCAGATCGGCGCTGCTGGCATGGGCGCAGCGCGTCGGCGCCTACATTGTCGAGGATGATTATGATGGCGAATATCGCTACGATGTTGCGCCGGTTCCGCCGCTTCAGACCATGGGTCCGGATCGCGTCATCTATATCGGCACGATTTCCAAGACGCTTTCGCCAACGCTGAGGCTTGGCTACCTCATCGCGCCGAAAGGTCTGCGTGCGCCCTTCACCGAAGCGAAGCGCCTTGCCGATCGACACGCTCCAACCTTTGAGCAGGAAGCGCTGGCTGATTTCCTCGCAAGCGGAGCTTACGAACGGCACGTCCGCGCCGCGAGACGACGCAATCGGGATCGTCGCACGGCGTTGGTCGACTCGCTTCGACGATTGCTGGGAGATCGAGCGATCGTGACCGGTTCGGAGGCCGGCCTGCATCTGATCGCTTGGCTGCCGGATGTGCCGGCTGAGGCCGAAGCGGAATTCCTGCAAACAACGCGAACAGCGGGGCTCGGCCTCTATCCGGCCTCTCCTCTCTACGACGCCGCATCGGACAAACCGACGCATCTTGGCGTTCTGCTCGGATATGCCGCGCTGTCGATCGAGGAAATCGAAAAGGGCGTACAAATTTTCGCACGCCTGTTGACCGAT
- a CDS encoding FMN-binding negative transcriptional regulator, giving the protein MYTPPAFKDDDVESVRAAMRNARLANLVTSTANGLFATPLPLFLDATEGEHGVLYGHLAKANPQWRSAPVGEGLAIFMGPEAYVSPSWYATKRETGKVVPTWNYVAVQAQGPVEFFHEPDRLLEVVTRLTNLHESPRSAPWAVDDAPADFIASQLRGIVGVRMVIAKLSGKRKMSQNRNEADRIGVAAGLGASEMPRDREAASLIPT; this is encoded by the coding sequence ATGTACACGCCGCCCGCATTCAAAGACGATGACGTCGAGAGTGTCCGCGCCGCGATGCGGAACGCACGCCTCGCCAATCTCGTCACGTCGACCGCAAACGGGCTCTTCGCGACGCCGCTGCCGTTGTTCCTTGATGCGACCGAAGGCGAACACGGCGTTCTCTATGGCCATCTGGCGAAGGCCAATCCGCAGTGGCGCTCAGCGCCCGTCGGGGAGGGGCTCGCGATCTTCATGGGCCCGGAGGCCTATGTCAGTCCCTCCTGGTACGCCACCAAGCGGGAGACCGGGAAGGTCGTGCCGACATGGAACTATGTCGCCGTGCAGGCGCAAGGTCCGGTCGAGTTCTTTCATGAGCCGGATCGGCTGCTGGAGGTCGTGACGAGGCTGACCAATCTTCATGAAAGCCCGAGATCAGCGCCCTGGGCTGTCGATGACGCTCCCGCGGATTTCATCGCGTCTCAACTGCGCGGGATCGTCGGCGTGAGGATGGTGATCGCGAAGCTCTCGGGAAAGCGCAAGATGAGTCAGAACCGCAACGAAGCTGATCGCATCGGAGTCGCCGCCGGCCTTGGCGCAAGCGAAATGCCGCGGGATCGGGAGGCGGCTTCGCTCATTCCGACTTGA